Proteins from one Dermacentor variabilis isolate Ectoservices chromosome 1, ASM5094787v1, whole genome shotgun sequence genomic window:
- the LOC142572641 gene encoding uncharacterized protein LOC142572641, with amino-acid sequence MASCRRRYRIRYLDADDVDDAPVVFRRGRNRDLMRDLEAVASGSNRPVYVIRRRKPKDRRLLGHSSRERVHFEEPPEDFDAEESRRPMPPMPGQDPFRPTFVVQGTYALHPRSQKLMPYEGEHPIPIPREVFSQIS; translated from the exons ATGGCGTCGTGCCGGCGACGCTACCGCATCCGATACCTGGATGCCGACGACGTGGACGACGCACCGGTCGTGTTCCGGCGGGGACGGAATCGGGACCTGATGCGTGACCTGGAGGCCGTGGCCAGTGGTTCGAACCGCCCCGTATACGTGATACGTCGGCGCAAGCCCAAGGACCGCCGGCTGCTCGGACACAGCAGCCGCGAGCGGGTGCACTTCGAAGAGCCGCCGGAGGATTTCGACGCTGAA GAAAGCAGGCGGCCGATGCCTCCAATGCCTGGTCAAGACCCGTTCCGGCCGACTTTCGTTGTCCAAGGAACGTACGCCCTACACCCGAGGTCTCAGAAGTTGATGCCCTACGAAGGCGAACACCCGATACCCATTCCTCGAGAAGTGTTCTCCCAGATTTCATAG